The following proteins are encoded in a genomic region of Amphiura filiformis chromosome 18, Afil_fr2py, whole genome shotgun sequence:
- the LOC140139836 gene encoding retinol dehydrogenase 13-like isoform X1 — translation MSFWLIFGGVIVVGYLLLRRFAIVGKSCTSKARLDGKTVIVTGANTGIGKETAKDMARRGARVILACRDTSKADKAAQEIRQDTGSTNIVVHKLNLASLQSVRDFSQKILDEENRLDILINNAGIMMCPQWETEDGFEMQMGTNHLGPFLLTNLFLDLIKKSAPSRIVNVSSTAHSLFTPAGGIDFDDINCKKSYDPMAAYGKSKLANILFTRALAKRLKGTGVTTYSLHPGSIQTDLQRTAADQYFWAPLLFNKFTYAFFFKTPTQGAQTSIFCAVDESVANSSGKYYDAVAEAQPSKLAQDDNAAMRLWEISEEMVGLKK, via the exons ATGTCTTTCTGGCTGATTTTTGGCGGCGTAATAGTAGTCG GCTACTTGTTGCTTCGACGTTTTGCAATCGTGGGTAAATCATGTACAAGCAAAGCAAGACTGGATGGAAAAACTGTCATCGTAACGGGTGCCAATACGGGTATCGGTAAAGAAACTGCTAAAGATATGGCGAGACGAG GAgcacgtgtgattttggcctgtCGTGACACATCAAAAGCTGACAAAGCAGCACAAGAAATCCGTCAGGATACAGGAAGTACAAACATCGTGGTTCATAAACTGAATCTCGCCTCTTTGCAATCTGTCAGAGACTTTTCTCAGAAGATCTTGGATGAAGAGAATCGCTTGGATATTCTCATCAATAACGCAG GTATAATGATGTGTCCTCAATGGGAAACTGAGGACGGGTTTGAGATGCAAATGGGGACCAATCATCTAGGACCATTTCTTCTTACGAATCTTTTTCTGGATCTGATCAAGAAATCGGCACCAAGTAGAATAGTCAATGTCTCATCAACCGCACACAGTCTCTTTACCCCAGCTGGTG GTATTGATTTTGATGACATAAATTGTAAGAAAAGCTACGACCCTATGGCAGCCTATGGGAAAAGCAAACTAGCCAATATCCTGTTTACCAGAGCACTAGCGAAACGACTCAAAG GCACAGGAGTCACAACATATTCGCTCCACCCCGGATCGATCCAGACTGATCTACAACGTACAGCCGCTGACCAGTACTTCTGGGCGCCCTTGTTATTCAATAAGTTTACGTACGCGTTCTTCTTTAAGACGCCTACGCAAGGAGCACAGACTAGCATATTCTGTGCTGTGGATGAAAGCGTTGCTAACTCGTCAGGAAAGTACTATGA CGCCGTAGCGGAGGCTCAACCTAGCAAGCTAGCACAAGATGACAATGCAGCCATGCGTTTATGGGAAATTAGTGAAGAGATGGTTGGACTCAAAAAATGA
- the LOC140139836 gene encoding retinol dehydrogenase 13-like isoform X2 encodes MSFWLIFGGVIVVGYLLLRRFAIVGKSCTSKARLDGKTVIVTGANTGIGKETAKDMARRGARVILACRDTSKADKAAQEIRQDTGSTNIVVHKLNLASLQSVRDFSQKILDEENRLDILINNAGIMMCPQWETEDGFEMQMGTNHLGPFLLTNLFLDLIKKSAPSRIVNVSSTAHSLFTPAGGIDFDDINCKKSYDPMAAYGKSKLANILFTRALAKRLKGTGVTTYSLHPGSIQTDLQRTAADQYFWAPLLFNKFTYAFFFKTPTQGAQTSIFCAVDESVANSSGKYYDGGST; translated from the exons ATGTCTTTCTGGCTGATTTTTGGCGGCGTAATAGTAGTCG GCTACTTGTTGCTTCGACGTTTTGCAATCGTGGGTAAATCATGTACAAGCAAAGCAAGACTGGATGGAAAAACTGTCATCGTAACGGGTGCCAATACGGGTATCGGTAAAGAAACTGCTAAAGATATGGCGAGACGAG GAgcacgtgtgattttggcctgtCGTGACACATCAAAAGCTGACAAAGCAGCACAAGAAATCCGTCAGGATACAGGAAGTACAAACATCGTGGTTCATAAACTGAATCTCGCCTCTTTGCAATCTGTCAGAGACTTTTCTCAGAAGATCTTGGATGAAGAGAATCGCTTGGATATTCTCATCAATAACGCAG GTATAATGATGTGTCCTCAATGGGAAACTGAGGACGGGTTTGAGATGCAAATGGGGACCAATCATCTAGGACCATTTCTTCTTACGAATCTTTTTCTGGATCTGATCAAGAAATCGGCACCAAGTAGAATAGTCAATGTCTCATCAACCGCACACAGTCTCTTTACCCCAGCTGGTG GTATTGATTTTGATGACATAAATTGTAAGAAAAGCTACGACCCTATGGCAGCCTATGGGAAAAGCAAACTAGCCAATATCCTGTTTACCAGAGCACTAGCGAAACGACTCAAAG GCACAGGAGTCACAACATATTCGCTCCACCCCGGATCGATCCAGACTGATCTACAACGTACAGCCGCTGACCAGTACTTCTGGGCGCCCTTGTTATTCAATAAGTTTACGTACGCGTTCTTCTTTAAGACGCCTACGCAAGGAGCACAGACTAGCATATTCTGTGCTGTGGATGAAAGCGTTGCTAACTCGTCAGGAAAGTACTATGA CGGAGGCTCAACCTAG